A window of the Lactuca sativa cultivar Salinas chromosome 5, Lsat_Salinas_v11, whole genome shotgun sequence genome harbors these coding sequences:
- the LOC111883279 gene encoding zinc finger protein ZAT1: MEEIDQESMKHMCKYCNKSFPCGRSLGGHMRSHVISSTDHHHHHHHHQVGNKTCSTVLDKLCKECGKGFQSWKALFGHMKCHSIKLLNNKNKNIASLNRDSWISYSDNENSDAKNRQIKRSRNRRNKRYIVASNATAIITTVSSSISLNANSNQISSNNASTSMVSEIQQEPETDVAISLMMLSRDLGKWGNEFESTDHYNSSVLVNLSKDLIGNGSKMKKLAETQVGFDFLGRSEVGLIKHDKLDSGFGEFEDSSKRKFECVTCNKSFHSYQALGGHKASHSKLKGDFDSKIQNENKPVLDHDQTIKGFDPKTSKGHQELSSFDLGVGCLKKKKVVLGAHECPICLKMFSSGQALGGHKRSHLISEAKMNKENTNVIKKRNDLFCETRGFLDLNMPPEDEEEEEMVMSSSTTEYKSYF, from the coding sequence ATGGAAGAGATTGATCAGGAATCGATGAAACACATGTGTAAATACTGCAACAAGAGCTTCCCTTGTGGAAGATCTTTGGGGGGTCATATGAGGTCTCATGTAATCAGCTCCACtgatcaccatcatcatcatcatcatcatcaggtCGGGAACAAAACTTGTTCGACTGTTCTCGATAAACTCTGTAAAGAATGTGGAAAAGGGTTTCAATCGTGGAAGGCTTTGTTTGGGCATATGAAATGTCACTCGATCAAACTCTTAAACAACAAGAACAAGAATATTGCAAGTCTGAATCGAGATTCTTGGATTAGCTATTCAGATAATGAGAATTCAGATGCCAAAAATCGTCAAATAAAGAGATCGAGAAACAGACGAAACAAAAGGTATATAGTCGCTTCTAATGCAACTGCAATAATCACAACAGTGTCATCTTCAATTTCTTTGAATGCTAATAGTAATCAAATTAGTAGTAATAATGCTTCAACAAGTATGGTGTCCGAAATCCAACAAGAACCAGAAACAGATGTTGCTATATCTTTGATGATGCTTTCTAGAGATTTGGGGAAATGGGGTAATGAATTTGAATCCACCGATCACTATAATTCCTCTGTTTTGGTAAATTTGAGTAAAGATTTGATTGGTAATGGTTCCAAGATGAAGAAATTAGCAGAAACTCAAGTTGGTTTTGATTTTCTTGGAAGATCTGAGGTAGGTTTGATAAAACATGACAAATTGGATTCAGGTTTTGGTGAATTTGAGGATTCAAGTAAGAGAAAATTCGAGTGTGTTACTTGCAACAAGAGTTTTCATTCTTATCAAGCACTTGGTGGGCATAAAGCAAGTCACAGCAAGCTAAAGGGAGATTTtgattcaaaaatccaaaacGAAAACAAACCCGTGTTAGATCACGATCAAACAATCAAAGGGTTTGATCCAAAAACATCTAAAGGTCATCAAGAATTATCAAGTTTCGATCTTGGTGTTGGTTGTTTGAAGAAGAAAAAAGTGGTGTTGGGAGCACATGAGTGTCCAATTTGCTTAAAGATGTTTTCTTCAGGCCAAGCTTTAGGTGGCCACAAAAGATCACACTTGATTTCCGAAGCTAAAATGAATAAAGAAAACACGAATGTGATCAAGAAACGCAATGACCTCTTTTGTGAAACTCGAGGGTTTCTTGATCTCAACATGCCTCctgaagacgaagaagaagaagagatggtTATGAGCAGTAGTACAACAGAGTACAAGTCATACTTCTGA